One part of the Neoarius graeffei isolate fNeoGra1 chromosome 2, fNeoGra1.pri, whole genome shotgun sequence genome encodes these proteins:
- the LOC132871869 gene encoding cilia- and flagella-associated protein 206-like: protein MSRAQAESVIKNIIREITERCCRRGPAVSETLTAFMVKAVVLDPRNLFNVDRTLTKQDVEKLIELCVNRLMEQKSPALDTIKMQVHFDMNYTSRREFVEEHQKVAQMRLLPTCREITDSRAKSRDELDALYYRMVTYVILRSGLGSDSDVTNVQEATAALQSVFPPSELAAFMSLLRRDKEQQLNELTMIVTGIRLFNKDSGKGGESIEDLLAVLNEALPAVSTDIERELEGTQRLAWRYTTLLERRSESDTDAELNRDLLTQALYNVRQHEAFLKIILADVITCAKQVEALHTDLMSRMKVLKATVHAKTAVPTSQVFPHFTALARLWAGLQDEMVLLNMLRSMALSLRPFLSAQSQLLENVQLDQMLRGETVKSDAERAAESSEERLDPEEMKSSEWILPETTANFEQLFLQYRGVCGYTLVEKNGLLLPGNPNIGILKHREKYYSFSSKQAAYQFASNADEYIELIAERAKRSPELIQLLELHQQFASVTPYSQMQSGEKLLVKPISKSESSTQTDTHLLESSIVRSYEWNEWELRRKAIKLANLRHKITHSTQTDLSHMRRHNTTQTFLPKEAACQTKRDGQSNVPRPQVYLAGLRGGPTTPMTKLDLTPDVHE from the exons ATGTCCCGAGCTCAGGCTGAGAGTGTGATTAAGAATATAATCCGGGAAATAACAGAGCGGTGCTGCAGGCGGGGCCCAGCTGTGTCTGAGACCCTCACTGCCTTCATG gtaaaAGCTGTCGTTTTAGACCCCAGGAACCTCTTTAACGTTGACCGGACACTGACTAAGCAGGATGTGGAAAAACTAATCGAG CTGTGTGTAAACAGATTGATGGAGCAGAAGAGTCCTGCTTTGGACACCATTAAAATGCAGGTTCACTTCGATATGAATTACACGTCTCGAC GTGAGTTTGTGGAGGAGCACCAGAAGGTGGCGCAGATGCGTCTCCTGCCCACGTGCCGGGAAATCACGGACAGCAGGGCCAAGAGCCGAGATGAGCTGGACGCTCTTTACTACAGGATGGTCACCTATGTGATTTTACGCTCCGGCCTCGGCTCAGACTCCGACGTCACCAACGTACAAGAAGCCACAG CCGCACTGCAGAGTGTGTTCCCTCCATCAGAGCTGGCCGCCTTCATGTCTCTGCTCAGGCGTGATAAAGAACAGCAGCTGAACGAGCTCACCATGATCGTCACCGGGATTCGCCTCTTCAACAAGGACAGCGGGAAAGGAGGAGAGAGCATCGAGGACC TGCTGGCCGTCCTGAACGAGGCTCTTCCTGCTGTCAGCACAGATATAGAGCGTGAACTGGAAGGGACGCAACGTTTGGCTTGGCGCTACACTACTCTGCTGGAGAGACGCTCTGAATCCGACACTGACGCCGAGCTAAACAGGGACCTGCTCACGCAGGCCCTGTACAACGTACGCCAACACGAAGCCTTCCTCAAAATCATACTG GCGGATGTGATCACATGTGCAAAGCAAGTGGAGGCTCTTCACACTGACCTCATGTCGAGGATGAAGGTGCTGAAGGCCACAGTTCACGCCAAAACTGCAGTACCAACCTCCCAAGTGTTC CCTCATTTCACAGCATTGGCCAGGCTGTGGGCGGGGCTTCAGGATGAGATGGTCTTGTTGAACATGCTGCGGAGCATGGCGCTCAGCCTGAGGCCATTCCTCTCGGCTCAGTCGCAACTTCTCGAGAACGTTCAGTTGGATCAGATGCTCCGCGGTGAAACCGTCAAATCTGACGCAGAGAGAGCTGCTGAGAGCTCAG aggAGCGGCTTGATCCAGAGGAGATGAAATCGTCCGAGTGGATTCTGCCCGAGACCACGGCGAACTTTGAGCAGCTCTTCCTGCAGTACAGGGGTGTGTGTGGATACACTCTTGTCGAGAAGAACGGCCTCTTGCTCCCAG GCAATCCGAACATCGGCATCCTGAAGCACAGGGAGAAATATTACAGCTTCAGCTCCAAGCAGGCTGCATATCAGTTCGCCTCAAACGCAGACGAGTACATCGAACTGATCGCGGAAAGAGCGAAGAGATCTCCGGAGCTGATCCAGCTGCTCGAGCTTCATCAACAGTTTGCCAGCGTCACTCCGTACTCTCAG ATGCAGTCAGGTGAGAAATTGTTGGTGAAACCCATCAGCAAAAGTGAAAGCAGCACACAGACGGACACACACCTGCTGGAGAGCAGCATTGTCAGATCTTACGAGTGGAACGAGTGGGAGCTGAGACGGAAAGCCATCAAACTG GCGAACCTGCGCCATAAGATAACCCACTCGACGCAGACTGACCTGAGCCACATGAGGAGACACAACACCACGCAGACGTTCCTTCCAAAAGAAGCCGCCTGCCAGACGAAGAGAGACGGACAGAGTAACGTACCGAGACCTCAAGTCTACCTGGCTGGGCTGAGAGGAGGACCAACCACTCCCATGACCAAACTCGATTTAACTCCagatgtgcatgaatag
- the LOC132868779 gene encoding E3 ubiquitin-protein ligase TRIM7-like, translating into MKSQQRIQEKQKKVQELKQAVNTIKLSAQTAVEDSERIFTELISSMEKKRWEVTELIRDQEKAELSRAERLLEQLEQEIADLQRRVTELEQLSHTHDHIHFLQVTLISLGVSSGRGDSSIITVHQHVSFDGVRNYLSEMKKQFNKIPSYDFCYLTLDPNTAHGSLRLCEKDRAVRRSYKEKLFPYHPERFTSIAQVLCKEMSLTG; encoded by the exons atgaaatcccagcagagaatccaggagaagcagaagaaggtgcaggagctgaaacaggctgtgaacactataaag ctcagtgcacagacagcagtggaggacagtgagaggatctttactgagctgatcagctccatggagaaaaagcgctgggaggtgacggagctgatcagagatcaggagaaggctgaactgagtcgagctgaacgactcctggagcaactggagcaggagattgctgatcttcagaggagagtcactgagctggagcagctttcacacacacacgatcacatccatttcctccaggtaacactcatt TCTCTTGGTGTCTCTTCTGGACGTGGTGACTCATCCATCATTACTGTCCATCAACATgtttcatttgatggagtgaggaattatCTCTCAGAGATGAAAAagcaattcaacaaaatcccttcATATG atttctgttatctgactctggatcccaacacggcacatgGTTCCCTCCGTCTGTGTGAGAAGGACAGAGCGGTGAGACGCAGTTATAAAGAGAAGCTGTTCCCTTATCACCCTGAGAGGTTTACCTCCATcgctcaggtgttgtgtaaggaga tgtCTCTGAcaggatga